One window from the genome of Pseudoliparis swirei isolate HS2019 ecotype Mariana Trench chromosome 24, NWPU_hadal_v1, whole genome shotgun sequence encodes:
- the LOC130189518 gene encoding myosin-10 isoform X4, whose product MSQRSGQEDPERYLFVDRAMVYNPAAQADWTAKRLVWIPSERNGFEAASIREERGDEVVLELAENGKKAVVNKDDIQKMNPPKFSKVEDMAELTCLNEASVLHNLKDRYYSGLIYTYSGLFCVVINPYKNLPIYSENIIEMYRGRKRHEMPPHIYAISESAYRCMLQDREDQSILCTGESGAGKTENTKKVIQYLAHVASSHKGRKDHNITPESPKPVKQQSGSLFYGELERQLLQANPILESFGNAKTVKNDNSSRFGKFIRINFDVTGYIVGANIETYLLEKSRAIRQAKDERTFHIFYQLLAGAGEHLKSDLLLEGFDHYCFLSNGNIPIPGQQDKDNFQETMEAMNIMSFGHEEILAMLKVVSSVLQFGNINFKKERNSDQASMPDNTAAQKLCHLLGLNVMEFTRAILSPRIKVGRDYVQKAQTKEQADFAVEALAKAMYERLFRWLVHRINKALDRTKRQGASFIGILDIAGFEIFQLNSFEQLCINYTNEKLQQLFNHTMFILEQEEYQREGIEWSFIDFGLDLQPCIDLIERPANPPGVLALLDEECWFPKATDKTFVDKLIQEQGTHSKFQKPRQLKDKADFCIIHYAGKVDYKADEWLMKNMDPLNDNVATLLHQSTDKFITELWKDVDRIVGLDQVAGMNETAFGATYKTKKGMFRTVGQLYKESLTKLMATLRNTNPNFVRCIIPNHEKRAGKLEPHLVLDQLKCNGVLEGIRICRQGFPNRIIFQEFRQRYEILTPNAIPKGFMDGKQACERMIRALELDPNLFRIGQSKIFFRTGVLAHLEEERDLKITDIIIYFQSVCRGYLARKAFAKKQQQLSALKVLQRNCAAYLKLRHWQWWRLFTKVKPLLQVTRQEEELQAKDEELVKVKERQLTVENELVETERKHQQLIEEKNILGEQLHAETELFAEAEEMRVRLLSRKQELEEILHDLESRVEEEEERNQSLQNEKKKMQSHIQDLEEQLDEEEAARQKLQLDKVTAEAKIKKMEEDILQLEDQNSKFLKEKKLLEDRVGEMTSQLTEEEEKAKNLGKIKNKQEMMMVDLEERLKKEEKTRQELEKAKRKLDGETTDLLDQIAELQAQIEELKLQLSKKEEELQAALVRSDEETVQKNNALKQVRELQAYLAELQEDLESEKMCRSKAEKLKRDLSEELEALKTELEDTLDTTAAQQELRSKREQDVAELKKAIDEETKNHEAQIQEVRQRHATALEEVSEQLEQAKRFKANLEKNKQSLESDNKELACDVKSLQQAKTESEHKRKKIEAQLQEFMSRATEGERAKGELAERSHKLQTELDNAFTVLEESEKKGVKMAKEVDKLNSKLQDSEELRQEETRQKLNLSGLIRQLEMEKNTLLEQQEDEEETRRNLEKQLQMVHSQLFETKKKLEEDVGSMEGLEEVKRKLQKDVELTSQRLEEKTMSMDKMEKTKNRLQQELDDLMVDLDNQRQIVSNLEKKQKKFDQLLAEEKTISARYAEERDRAEAEAREKDTKALAMARALEEALEAKEELERFNKQLRAEMEDLMSSKDDVGKNVHELEKSKRTLEQQVEEMRTQLEELEDELQATEDAKLRLEVNMQAMKAQFDRDLMARDEQGEEKKRSLVKQVREMEAELEDERKQRTLAVASKKKLEMDLNELEGQIEAANKGREEAVKQHKKLQAQVKDYQRELEEARSSRDEIFTQSKENEKKLKSLEAEILQLQEDHAASERARRHAEQERDELADEISNSASGKSSMLEEKRRLDARIAQLEEELEEEQGNMELLNDRFRKTNVQVDTLNTELAGERSTAQKSENARQQMERQNKDLKTKLAELEGTVKSKFKASISALEAKILQLEEQMEQEAKERAAANKIVRRTEKKLKEVMMQVEDERRHAEQYKEQMEKANSRMKQLKRQLEEAEEEATRANATRRKLQRELDDATEASEGLTRELNSLKNRLRRGGPVSSFSSSRSGRRNLNLDGASVDMSDDDADSRAGDFNETQTTDAE is encoded by the exons acATACTCTGGTCTCTTCTGCGTGGTCATAAATCCCTACAAAAACCTGCCCATCTACTCAGAGAACATCATTGAGATGTACAGGGGCAGAAAGAGGCACGAAATGCCCCCTCACATCTACGCCATCTCAGAGTCTGCGTACAGGTGCATGCTGCAAG ATCGAGAGGACCAATCCATTCTTTGCAC AGGCGAGTCAGGAGCTGGCAAGACGGAAAACACAAAAAAGGTCATTCAGTACCTGGCACATGTTGCCTCCTCCCACAAAGGAAGAAAAGACCACAACATTACT CCAGAATCACCCAAACCAGTGAAACAACAG AGTGGATCCCTGTTTTAT GGTGAATTGGAACGTCAACTTTTACAAGCCAACCCCATCCTGGAGTCTTTTGGGAATGCGAAGACAGTGAAAAATGACAACTCGTCACGTTTT GGGAAATTCATCCGGATCAACTTTGATGTCACCGGATATATTGTTGGAGCCAATATTGAAACCT ACTTACTGGAGAAATCCAGAGCTATTCGTCAAGCCAAAGATGAGCGCACGTTCCACATTTTCTACCAGCTGCTGGCTGGAGCTGGAGAGCACCTCAAAT CGGACCTCCTTTTGGAAGGATTCGACCACTACTGTTTCCTGTCCAACGGTAACATCCCAATCCCGGGTCAGCAGGACAAAGACAACTTCCAGGAGACCATGGAGGCCATGAACATCATGAGCTTCGGCCATGAGGAGATTCTGG CCATGTTGAAGGTGGTGTCCTCGGTGCTTCAATTTGGTAACATTAACTTTAAGAAAGAGAGGAACTCTGACCAAGCTTCTATGCCTGATAATACTG CCGCTCAGAAGCTGTGTCATCTGCTGGGTTTGAATGTTATGGAGTTTACCAGAGCCATCCTGTCCCCAAGGATCAAAGTGGGAAGAGACTACGTCCAGAAAGCGCAGACTAAAGAGCAG gctGACTTTGCTGTCGAGGCCTTGGCTAAAGCAATGTACGAGCGTCTGTTCCGCTGGCTGGTGCATCGCATCAATAAAGCCCTGGACAGAACCAAACGACAGGGCGCCTCCTTCATTGGCATCCTGGACATTGCGGGTTTTGAGATCTTCCAG TTGAACTCATTTGAACAGCTGTGCATCAACTACACCAATGAGAAGCTGCAGCAGCTCTTCAACCACACCATGTTCAtcctggagcaggaggagtacCAGAGGGAGGGCATCGAGTGGAGCTTCATCGACTTCGGCCTCGACCTGCAGCCCTGCATCGACCTCATTGAGAGACCG GCAAACCCCCCAGGAGTGTTGGCTCTGCTGGATGAAGAGTGCTGGTTCCCCAAGGCCACGGACAAGACCTTTGTAGACAAGCTGATCCAGGAGCAGGGCACACACTCCAAGTTCCAGAAGCCCCGCCAACTCAAAGACAAGGCCGACTTCTGCATTATCCACTACGCTGGAAAA GTGGACTATAAAGCCGATGAGTGGCTAATGAAGAACATGGACCCCCTGAATGACAATGTGGCCACTCTTCTGCATCAGTCGACCGACAAATTTATAACCGAACTCTGGAAAGATG TCGACCGTATCGTGGGCCTGGACCAGGTGGCGGGGATGAACGAGACGGCCTTTGGCGCCACCTACAAAACGAAAAAGGGCATGTTTCGTACGGTGGGACAGCTCTACAAGGAGTCGCTGACCAAGCTCATGGCCACACTGAGGAACACCAACCCCAACTTTGTTCGCTGCATCATCCCCAACCACGAAAAAAGA GCTGGTAAACTGGAGCCTCACCTGGTTCTGGATCAGCTGAAGTGTAATGGTGTCCTAGAGGGGATCCGCATCTGCAGACAGGGCTTCCCCAACCGTATCATCTTCCAGGAGTTCAGACAGAg ATATGAGATCCTGACGCCTAACGCTATCCCCAAGGGATTCATGGATGGAAAACAAGCCTGTGAGAGAATG ATCCGAGCCCTGGAGCTGGACCCCAACCTGTTCCGTATCGGTCAGAGTAAGATCTTCTTCAGGACTGGTGTTCTggctcacctggaggaggagagagatctgaAGATCACTGACATCATCATCTACTTCCAGTCCGTTTGCCGTGGATACTTGGCACGCAA GGCCTTCGctaagaagcagcagcagctgagtgCCCTGAAGGTCCTCCAGAGGAACTGCGCAGCTTATTTGAAGCTGCGACACTGGCAGTGGTGGAGGCTTTTCACCAAG gtgaagCCTCTCCTGCAGGTCAcccggcaggaggaggagctgcaggccaAAGATGAGGAGCTGGTAAAGGTGAAGGAGAGACAGCTCACGGTGGAGAATGAGCTtgtggagacggagaggaaacACCAACAG CTCATAGAGGAGAAGAATATTCTAGGAGAACAGCTCCACGCGGAGACGGAGCTCTTTGCCGAGGCCGAAGAGATGAGAGTTCGTCTGCTTTCTAGGAAGCAAGAGCTGGAGGAGATTCTTCATGACCTGGAGTCaagggtggaggaagaggaggagaggaaccagagtctgcagaatgagaagaagaagatgcagTCACACATTCAG GACTTGGAGGAGCAGCTTGATGAGGAGGAAGCTGCGAGACAGAAGCTGCAGCTGGACAAAGTGACAGCCGAGGCAAAGATCAAGAAAATGGAGGAGGACATTCTTCAGCTGGAGGACCAAAACTCCAAGTTTCTCAAG GAGAAAAAGCTGCTGGAGGACCGGGTTGGCGAGATGACCTCTCaactgacggaggaggaggagaaagcaaAGAACCTCGGCAAGATCAAGAACAAGCaggagatgatgatggtggaCCTGGAGG AGCGtttgaagaaggaggagaaaactcGGCAAGAGCTGGAGAAGGCCAAACGCAAACTGGATGGTGAGACCACTGACCTGCTGGACCAGATTGCTGAGCTTCAGGCCCAGATAGAGGAGCTGAAGCTCCAACTGagcaagaaggaggaggagctgcaggctgcTCTGGTCAG GAGTGATGAGGAGACAGTCCAGAAGAACAACGCCTTGAAGCAGGTTCGGGAGCTGCAGGCCTACCTTGCCGAGCTTCAGGAGGACCTGGAGTCAGAGAAGATGTGTCGAAGTAAAGCTGAAAAACTTAAGAGGGACCTGAGTGAGGAGCTTGAGGCCCTAAAGACGGAGCTGGAAGACACGCTGGATACCACCGCTGCCCAGCAAGAGCTACG gTCCAAGCGAGAGCAAGACGTGGCAGAGCTGAAGAAGGCCATCGATGAGGAGACCAAAAACCACGAAGCTCAGATCCAGGAAGTGAGACAGAGGCACGCCACAGCGCTGGAAGAAGTGTCTGAACAGCTGGAGCAGGCCAAGCGA TTCAAGGCCAACCTGGAGAAGAACAAGCAGAGTCTGGAGAGTGACAACAAAGAGTTGGCCTGTGATGTGAAGAGTCTGCAACAGGCAAAGACGGAGTCCGAACATAAGAGGAAGAAAATTGAGGCCCAGCTGCAGGAGTTTATGTCCAGGGCCACCGAGGGAGAGAGGGCTAAGGGAGAGCTGGCCGAACGCTCACACAAACTCCAG acgGAGCTGGACAATGCGTTCACTGTACTGGAGGAATCCGAGAAGAAGGGCGTCAAAATGGCCAAAGAGGTCGACAAACTGAACAGCAAACTGCAAGACTCAGAG GAGTTGCGGCAGGAGGAAACGCGTCAGAAGCTGAACCTGAGCGGCCTTATCCGCCAGCTGGAGATGGAAAAGAACACCTTGCTGGAGCAgcaagaggatgaggaggagacacgaCGCAACCTGGAGAAACAGCTGCAGATGGTGCACTCCCAG CTGTTTgagacgaagaagaagctagaggaggaCGTGGGGTCGATGGAGGgcctggaggaggtgaagagaaagCTCCAGAAGGACGTGGAGCTGACCAGCCAGCGTCTGGAGGAGAAGACCATGTCCATGGACAAGATGGAGAAGACCAAGAACCGACTGCAGCAGGAGCTGGACGACCTGATGGTGGACTTGGACAACCAGAGACAGATCGTCTCAAaccttgaaaaaaaacaaaagaagttcGACCAG CTGCTCGCTGAAGAGAAGACCATCTCTGCTCGTTACGCTGAGGAGCGTGACCGTGCGGAGGCCGAGGCCAGAGAGAAGGATACCAAGGCCCTGGCTATGGCCAGAGCTCTGGAGGAGGCCTTGGAGGCCAAAGAGGAACTGGAGCGGTTTAACAAGCAGCTCCGTGCTGAAATGGAGGACTTGATGAGCTCCAAGGATGACGTGGGGAAGAAC GTCCATGAACTGGAAAAGTCCAAGCGAACTCTGGAGCAACAGGTAGAGGAGATGAGAactcagctggaggagctggaggacgagCTGCAGGCCACAGAGGACGCCAAACTGCGTCTGGAGGTCAACATGCAGGCCATGAAGGCCCAGTTTGACCGAGACCTGATGGCCAGAGATGagcagggagaggagaagaagaggtctCTTGTCAAACAG GTGCGTGAGATGGAGGCAGAGttggaggacgagaggaagcaGAGAACTCTGGCTGTTGCCTCCAAGAAGAAGCTGGAGATGGACCTGAATGAGCTGGAAGGACAGATTGAAGCCGCTAACAAGGGCAGGGAGGAGGCTgttaaacaacacaaaaaactacag GCTCAGGTGAAGGACTATcagagggagctggaggaggccaGATCCTCCCGGGATGAGATCTTCACCCAGTCCAAGGAGAACGAGAAGAAACTCAAGAGCCTAGAAGCTGAAATCCTACAGCTGCAGGAG GACCACGCAGCGTCCGAGAGGGCCCGCCGACACGCTGAACAGGAGCGGGATGAGCTGGCTGACGAGATCTCCAACAGTGCTTCTGGAAA gtCGTCAATgctggaagagaagagaaggctGGATGCTCGCATcgcccagctggaggaggagctggaggaggagcagggcaaCATGGAGCTGCTCAACGACCGTTTCAGAAAGACCAACGTCCAG GTCGACACCCTGAACACAGAGTTGGCCGGAGAACGCAGCACAGCACAGAAGAGTGAGAACGCTCGGCAACAGATGGAGCGGCAGAACAAG GATTTGAAAACCAAGCTGGCAGAGCTGGAGGGGACTGTCAAGTCAAAGTTCAAGGCCTCCATCAGTGCCCTGGAGGCCAAGATCCTAcagctggaggagcagatggAGCAGGAAGCAAA GGAAAGAGCGGCAGCCAACAAGATCGTCCGTCGCACGGAGAAGAAGCTGAAGGAGGTGATGATGCAGGTGGAGGATGAGCGTCGTCATGCTGAACAGTACAAGGAGCAG ATGGAGAAAGCCAACTCTCGTATGAAGCAGCTGAAGCGtcagctggaggaggcggaggaggaggccaccAGGGCCAACGCGACCCGCAGGAAGCTGCAGAGGGAGCTGGACGATGCCACCGAGGCCAGCGAGGGTCTCACCCGAGAGCTCAACTCGCTCAAGAACCGCCTCAG GCGCGGCGGTCCGGTcagcagcttctcctccagccGCTCGGGTCGCCGCAACCTCAATCTGGACGGCGCCTCCGTCGACATGTCAGACGATGACGCCGACAGCCGCGCCGGCGACTTCAACGAGACGCAAACCACCGACGCCGAGTAA